Proteins co-encoded in one Astatotilapia calliptera chromosome 18, fAstCal1.2, whole genome shotgun sequence genomic window:
- the LOC113010863 gene encoding SUN domain-containing ossification factor isoform X2, with protein MKMTPLLWRLVSVWLAVVYCCYVGCAELQGEAQSPVSPKEVSSEEEPQEHFHRHEVEESLVVPAPPFSENEPPTEDDRVKEEQMPQEVGQKEYDMAFEADESAAEVELEADKGISQPEHSSESQHIEISVTQDQEHASPPPSPDSVAAFSAETNDRPSKVNLQDSIPKGVPGDALDVAASEVNDSDLPPAECEEENNPYDSDSSPPIVLENTSNVHTAGTKVHTDVPLSSPAGHGTQHLESNVSHTLKEADLSSPGTTDTDSSVSTKDPEDIPTFDEWKRKMMEVENEKTQSTHTSDNVGSHTVKKVQKNFNNYASVECGAKILGANPEAKSTSAILKENMDLYMLNPCSNKIWFIIELCEPIQVKQLVIANFELFSSTPKDFLVSISNRYPTNKWLKLGTFHARDERTVQSFPLDEHLYAKYVKMFTKYIKVELVSHFGSEHFCPLSLIRVFGTSMVEEYEEIVDPSERPDDQDDDLDYPSGSAPGEADLIGSAKDAILNMVNNIAVNVLGGGTEMNGSLSTQEVNITEPSQPLESTTETTITTTSVPDSEDVQISQDTDIPETVENSALETSTTSEGVKQELPPMEEKIVLPLDKDEEEPISSTIILLDKEDDLEEEKKDHHERQQESLKYCPPVPSLSSPCSCAASLLEYFQQQCSASLSKHRECQTAERQQIIPSTQTPSWHPPTHSSAHPEPQQHPSELHQLQDKEQASEQEPESEAVESEVSQPAGNTEESASGSPLREPSQTMTLPKSSDADSSAAKPTHIVETPQLSTLEPAKEPGLENSQDVLEVEEHIEPSASLSSSVPVKPSTSATADDISVAPPEEKLEIDVTQVETNVLIQTQDKTDPSPVPAPTGSPHLEQQPDSAVVPESSTASSEVSPPAPEPAAEPEPSGGHAAIADAKMEDFADDISASSSGNGQLPRPSSPTPSSPTSPSLSDIYAEPPNGTEQNGNPVHSSSQKESVFMRLNNRIKALEMNMSLSGRYLEQLSQRYRKQMEEMQKAFNKTIIKLQNTSRIAEEQDQRQTESIQFLQGQLENVTQLVLNLSVRVSQLQNEVSDRQNYLLLSLFLCLSLGLLLCANHCRLSTVPPTTEPEPPSPKSYTYCCPERQFSCCDELGLKRSASYPLINSDSFQLATTEGPECMHAEGTESLYPANRKRRRRKMKPLEKVETLKPSLRSSPELTNGVCNGVPVTTNPIPLTKNLLHPTFRDSPSEGSSEGSSHSDDPSFCGLTTACSRICDGLPPPKSRAEKRAWRRRRPKPSCTVVDFLHAPRRDESEPLPISTIEDIMRRKSEPSTKTFVALSGPV; from the exons ATGAAGATGACACCACTGTTGTGGCGACTTGTGTCAGTGTGGCTAGCTGTTGTCTATTG TTGCTATGTTGGTTGCGCAGAGCTGCAAGGAGAGGCCCAGAGCCCCGTGTCCCCAAAGGAGGTCAGCTCGGAAGAAGAGcctcaggaacacttccatcGTCACGAG GTCGAGGAAAGCTTGGTCGTACCTGCCCCGCCTTTCTCTGAAAATGAGCCACCAACAGAAGACGATCGTGTCAAAGAGGAGCAGATGCCACAAGAAGTGGGCCAAAAAGAATATGATATG GCCTTTGAAGCAGACGAGTCTGCTGCTGAGGTAGAGCTGGAGGCAGACAAAGGAATATCACAACCTGAGCACAGCTCTGAAAGTCAGCATATAGAAATCTCTGTCACTCAAGATCAGGAGCATGCCTCCCCGCCGCCTTCCCCCGACTCTGTCGCTGCATTTTCTGCCGAAACTAACGACAGGCCCAGCAAAGTTAATCTTCAAGACAGCATCCCCAAGGG AGTCCCGGGCGATGCCTTAGATGTAGCTGCTTCTGAGGTCAATGATTCTGACCTGCCTCCTGCTGAATGTGAAGAAGAGAACAATCCATATGACAGTGACAG CAGCCCTCCAATTGTTCTGGAGAACACTTCcaatgttcacactgcaggtacTAAAGTCCACACTGATGTTCCTCTGAGTTCTCCTGCTGGTCACGGTACGCAGCACCTGGAATCCAACGTCTCGCACACACTCAAGGAGGCG GACTTGAGCTCCCCTGGTACCACAGACACAGATTCAAGTGTGAGCACCAAAGACCCCGAGGACATCCCCACTTTTGATGAGTGGAAACGCAAGATGATGGAGGTGGAGAATGAAAAAA CTCAGTCTACTCACACTTCCGACAACGTGGGTTCTCATACAGTGAAGAAGGTCCAGAAGAACTTTAATAACTACGCCTCAGTGGAGTGTGGGGCCAAGATACTTGGCGCTAACCCCGAGGCTAAG AGCACTTCAGCCATATTGAAGGAGAATATGGATTTATACATGCTAAACCCCTGCAGTAATAAAATCTG GTTCATTATTGAGCTCTGTGAGCCCATCCAGGTGAAGCAGTTGGTCATCGCCAACTTTGAACTCTTCTCGTCTACACCTAAAGACTTTCTTGTGTCCATTAGTAATAG GTACCCAACAAATAAATGGCTGAAGCTGGGAACCTTTCACGCCCGGGATGAACGTACAGTTCAGAGCTTCCCACTGGATGAGCATCTTTATGCAAAATATGTAAAG ATGTTCACCAAGTACATAAAG GTAGAGCTGGTCTCTCACTTTGGCTCTGAACATTTCTGTCCACTTAGTCTCATAAG GGTGTTTGGTACAAGCATGGTGGAAGAATATGAGGAGATAGTTGATCCCTCAGAAAGGCCAGATGATCAGGACGACGACTTGG ATTATCCCTCTGGATCGGCACCTGGTGAGGCTGATCTAATTGGATCAGCAAAAG ATGCTATTTTAAACATGGTGAACAATATTGCTGTCAACGTTCTTGGAGGAGGCACAGAGATGAATG gcaGCCTTTCAACCCAAGAAGTGAACATAACTGAGCCATCGCAGCCCCTTGAATCCACCACTGAAACTACTATCACTACTACTTCAGT TCCAGACTCTGAAGACGTGCAGATTTCACAAGACACTGATATCCCTGAAACTGTGGAAAACTCTGCCCTAGAGACGTCAACCACATCTGAAGGTGTCAAACAAGAGCTCCCACCCATGGAGGAAAAAATAGTTCTTCCTTTAGACAAGGATGAGGAAGAACCTATCAGCTCTACAATCATCCTTCTGGATAAGGAGGATGACttggaagaagagaaaaaggatcATCATGAGAGACAACAGGAAAGCTTAAAGTACTGCCCTCCAGTTCCTTCACTTTCTTCTCCATGCTCCTGTGCAGCTTCTCTTCTGGAGTATTTCCAGCAGCAGTGTTCTGCCTCACTATCCAAACACAGGGAATGCCAAACAGCAGAAAGACAGCAAATAATTCCTTCTACCCAAACACCATCTTGGCACCCACCTACGCACTCATCTGCCCACCCCGAACCTCAGCAGCACCCGAGTGAGCTGCATCAGCTCCAAGACAAAGAACAAGCTTCTGAGCAGGAGCCAGAGAGTGAAGCTGTAGAATCGGAGGTATCACAGCCTGCTGGGAACACAGAAGAATCTGCATCTGGATCGCCTCTCCGGGAGCCCAGTCAAACCATGACGCTCCCCAAATCCAGCGATGCTGATTCATCTGCAGCCAAACCTACCCATATTGTGGAAACGCCACAGCTGTCCACCTTGGAACCGGCAAAGGAGCCAGGGCTGGAGAACAGCCAGGATGTGCTGGAGGTAGAAGAGCACATCGAGCCTTCGGCTTCTCTCAGTAGCTCTGTCCCTGTAAAACCAAGCACCAGTGCCACAGCAGACGACATATCGGTGGCACCCCCAGAGGAGAAGCTGGAGATTGATGTCACTCAAGTAGAAACAAATGTCCTCATTCAAACCCAAGACAAAACAGATCCATCTCCAGTCCCTGCACCCACAGGCTCCCCTCATTTAGAGCAGCAGCCTGACTCAGCTGTTGTACCCGAAAGCAGCACTGCTTCTTCTGAAGTATCCCCCCCTGCTCCAGAACCTGCTGCAGAACCTGAGCCTTCTGGCGGTCACGCAGCCATCGCAGATGCTAAAATGGAGGATTTTGCAGACGACATTTCAGCATCTTCAAGTGGCAACGGTCAGCTGCCTCGCCCATCCTCCCCAACTCCTTCTTCACCCACCTCACCGTCCCTCTCGGACATCTATGCAGAGCCCCCTAATGGCACAGAGCAGAACGGGAACCCGGTGCACAGCTCGAGCCAGAAAGAGTCGGTCTTCATGAGACTCAACAACCGCATTAAGGCCCTGGAGATGAACATGTCACTGAGCGGACGCTACCTGGAGCAGCTTAGCCAGAG gTATCGAAAGCAGATGGAAGAGATGCAAAAGGCTTTCAACAAAACCATCATTAAACTGCAGAACACTTCCAGAATTGCAGAGGAGCAG GACCAACGTCAGACTGAATCCATCCAGTTTCTGCAGGGTCAACTGGAGAACGTGACTCAGCTGGTTCTCAACTTGTCTGTCAGAGTCAGCCAACTGCAGAATGAG GTATCAGACAGGCAGAATTACCTGCTGCTGTCTCTCTTCTTGTGTCTGTCTCTCGGCCTTCTACTGTGTGCCAACCACTGTCGCCTCTCCACTGTACCTCCAACCACAGAACCAGAGCCACCCTCGCCTAAGAGCTACACCTACTGCTGTCCTGAAAG ACAGTTCTCCTGCTGTGATGAACTGGGTTTGAAGAGGAGTGCGTCCTATCCACTCATAAACTCTGACTCATTCCAGTTAGCCACCACTGAAG GCCCAGAATGCATGCatgcagagggaacagagagtcTTTATCCAGCAAACAGAAAG AGGAGACGCCGTAAGATGAAACCCCTAGAAAAGGTGGAGACTCTGAAACCCTCCTTACGGTCTTCTCCTGAGCTGACCAATGGAGTATGCAACGGAGTGCCTGTCACCACAAACCCCATCCCCCTTACAAAAAATTTACTTCACCCTACCTTTAGAGACTCACCGTCAGAGGGGAGCTCGGAGGGATCTTCTCATTCAGACGACCCCTCTTTCTGTGGCCTCACCACAGCCTGCTCTCGAATCTGTGACGGCCTCCCTCCACCCAAGAGCCGGGCAGAGAAACGGGCATGGCGACGCAGGCGTCCTAAGCCCAGCTGCACGGTGGTGGATTTTCTTCACGCTCCTCGGAGGGACGAAAGTGAACCGTTGCCCATTTCGACCATAGAAGACATCATGAGGAGGAAATCAGAGCCAAGCACTAAGACATTTGTGGCGCTCTCAGGTCCCGTCTAA
- the LOC113010863 gene encoding SUN domain-containing ossification factor isoform X1 — protein sequence MKMTPLLWRLVSVWLAVVYCCYVGCAELQGEAQSPVSPKEVSSEEEPQEHFHRHEVEESLVVPAPPFSENEPPTEDDRVKEEQMPQEVGQKEYDMAFEADESAAEVELEADKGISQPEHSSESQHIEISVTQDQEHASPPPSPDSVAAFSAETNDRPSKVNLQDSIPKGVPGDALDVAASEVNDSDLPPAECEEENNPYDSDSSPPIVLENTSNVHTAGTKVHTDVPLSSPAGHGTQHLESNVSHTLKEADLSSPGTTDTDSSVSTKDPEDIPTFDEWKRKMMEVENEKTQSTHTSDNVGSHTVKKVQKNFNNYASVECGAKILGANPEAKSTSAILKENMDLYMLNPCSNKIWFIIELCEPIQVKQLVIANFELFSSTPKDFLVSISNRYPTNKWLKLGTFHARDERTVQSFPLDEHLYAKYVKMFTKYIKVELVSHFGSEHFCPLSLIRVFGTSMVEEYEEIVDPSERPDDQDDDLDYPSGSAPGEADLIGSAKDAILNMVNNIAVNVLGGGTEMNGSLSTQEVNITEPSQPLESTTETTITTTSVPDSEDVQISQDTDIPETVENSALETSTTSEGVKQELPPMEEKIVLPLDKDEEEPISSTIILLDKEDDLEEEKKDHHERQQESLKYCPPVPSLSSPCSCAASLLEYFQQQCSASLSKHRECQTAERQQIIPSTQTPSWHPPTHSSAHPEPQQHPSELHQLQDKEQASEQEPESEAVESEVSQPAGNTEESASGSPLREPSQTMTLPKSSDADSSAAKPTHIVETPQLSTLEPAKEPGLENSQDVLEVEEHIEPSASLSSSVPVKPSTSATADDISVAPPEEKLEIDVTQVETNVLIQTQDKTDPSPVPAPTGSPHLEQQPDSAVVPESSTASSEVSPPAPEPAAEPEPSGGHAAIADAKMEDFADDISASSSGNGQLPRPSSPTPSSPTSPSLSDIYAEPPNGTEQNGNPVHSSSQKESVFMRLNNRIKALEMNMSLSGRYLEQLSQRYRKQMEEMQKAFNKTIIKLQNTSRIAEEQDQRQTESIQFLQGQLENVTQLVLNLSVRVSQLQNEVSDRQNYLLLSLFLCLSLGLLLCANHCRLSTVPPTTEPEPPSPKSYTYCCPESRQFSCCDELGLKRSASYPLINSDSFQLATTEGPECMHAEGTESLYPANRKRRRRKMKPLEKVETLKPSLRSSPELTNGVCNGVPVTTNPIPLTKNLLHPTFRDSPSEGSSEGSSHSDDPSFCGLTTACSRICDGLPPPKSRAEKRAWRRRRPKPSCTVVDFLHAPRRDESEPLPISTIEDIMRRKSEPSTKTFVALSGPV from the exons ATGAAGATGACACCACTGTTGTGGCGACTTGTGTCAGTGTGGCTAGCTGTTGTCTATTG TTGCTATGTTGGTTGCGCAGAGCTGCAAGGAGAGGCCCAGAGCCCCGTGTCCCCAAAGGAGGTCAGCTCGGAAGAAGAGcctcaggaacacttccatcGTCACGAG GTCGAGGAAAGCTTGGTCGTACCTGCCCCGCCTTTCTCTGAAAATGAGCCACCAACAGAAGACGATCGTGTCAAAGAGGAGCAGATGCCACAAGAAGTGGGCCAAAAAGAATATGATATG GCCTTTGAAGCAGACGAGTCTGCTGCTGAGGTAGAGCTGGAGGCAGACAAAGGAATATCACAACCTGAGCACAGCTCTGAAAGTCAGCATATAGAAATCTCTGTCACTCAAGATCAGGAGCATGCCTCCCCGCCGCCTTCCCCCGACTCTGTCGCTGCATTTTCTGCCGAAACTAACGACAGGCCCAGCAAAGTTAATCTTCAAGACAGCATCCCCAAGGG AGTCCCGGGCGATGCCTTAGATGTAGCTGCTTCTGAGGTCAATGATTCTGACCTGCCTCCTGCTGAATGTGAAGAAGAGAACAATCCATATGACAGTGACAG CAGCCCTCCAATTGTTCTGGAGAACACTTCcaatgttcacactgcaggtacTAAAGTCCACACTGATGTTCCTCTGAGTTCTCCTGCTGGTCACGGTACGCAGCACCTGGAATCCAACGTCTCGCACACACTCAAGGAGGCG GACTTGAGCTCCCCTGGTACCACAGACACAGATTCAAGTGTGAGCACCAAAGACCCCGAGGACATCCCCACTTTTGATGAGTGGAAACGCAAGATGATGGAGGTGGAGAATGAAAAAA CTCAGTCTACTCACACTTCCGACAACGTGGGTTCTCATACAGTGAAGAAGGTCCAGAAGAACTTTAATAACTACGCCTCAGTGGAGTGTGGGGCCAAGATACTTGGCGCTAACCCCGAGGCTAAG AGCACTTCAGCCATATTGAAGGAGAATATGGATTTATACATGCTAAACCCCTGCAGTAATAAAATCTG GTTCATTATTGAGCTCTGTGAGCCCATCCAGGTGAAGCAGTTGGTCATCGCCAACTTTGAACTCTTCTCGTCTACACCTAAAGACTTTCTTGTGTCCATTAGTAATAG GTACCCAACAAATAAATGGCTGAAGCTGGGAACCTTTCACGCCCGGGATGAACGTACAGTTCAGAGCTTCCCACTGGATGAGCATCTTTATGCAAAATATGTAAAG ATGTTCACCAAGTACATAAAG GTAGAGCTGGTCTCTCACTTTGGCTCTGAACATTTCTGTCCACTTAGTCTCATAAG GGTGTTTGGTACAAGCATGGTGGAAGAATATGAGGAGATAGTTGATCCCTCAGAAAGGCCAGATGATCAGGACGACGACTTGG ATTATCCCTCTGGATCGGCACCTGGTGAGGCTGATCTAATTGGATCAGCAAAAG ATGCTATTTTAAACATGGTGAACAATATTGCTGTCAACGTTCTTGGAGGAGGCACAGAGATGAATG gcaGCCTTTCAACCCAAGAAGTGAACATAACTGAGCCATCGCAGCCCCTTGAATCCACCACTGAAACTACTATCACTACTACTTCAGT TCCAGACTCTGAAGACGTGCAGATTTCACAAGACACTGATATCCCTGAAACTGTGGAAAACTCTGCCCTAGAGACGTCAACCACATCTGAAGGTGTCAAACAAGAGCTCCCACCCATGGAGGAAAAAATAGTTCTTCCTTTAGACAAGGATGAGGAAGAACCTATCAGCTCTACAATCATCCTTCTGGATAAGGAGGATGACttggaagaagagaaaaaggatcATCATGAGAGACAACAGGAAAGCTTAAAGTACTGCCCTCCAGTTCCTTCACTTTCTTCTCCATGCTCCTGTGCAGCTTCTCTTCTGGAGTATTTCCAGCAGCAGTGTTCTGCCTCACTATCCAAACACAGGGAATGCCAAACAGCAGAAAGACAGCAAATAATTCCTTCTACCCAAACACCATCTTGGCACCCACCTACGCACTCATCTGCCCACCCCGAACCTCAGCAGCACCCGAGTGAGCTGCATCAGCTCCAAGACAAAGAACAAGCTTCTGAGCAGGAGCCAGAGAGTGAAGCTGTAGAATCGGAGGTATCACAGCCTGCTGGGAACACAGAAGAATCTGCATCTGGATCGCCTCTCCGGGAGCCCAGTCAAACCATGACGCTCCCCAAATCCAGCGATGCTGATTCATCTGCAGCCAAACCTACCCATATTGTGGAAACGCCACAGCTGTCCACCTTGGAACCGGCAAAGGAGCCAGGGCTGGAGAACAGCCAGGATGTGCTGGAGGTAGAAGAGCACATCGAGCCTTCGGCTTCTCTCAGTAGCTCTGTCCCTGTAAAACCAAGCACCAGTGCCACAGCAGACGACATATCGGTGGCACCCCCAGAGGAGAAGCTGGAGATTGATGTCACTCAAGTAGAAACAAATGTCCTCATTCAAACCCAAGACAAAACAGATCCATCTCCAGTCCCTGCACCCACAGGCTCCCCTCATTTAGAGCAGCAGCCTGACTCAGCTGTTGTACCCGAAAGCAGCACTGCTTCTTCTGAAGTATCCCCCCCTGCTCCAGAACCTGCTGCAGAACCTGAGCCTTCTGGCGGTCACGCAGCCATCGCAGATGCTAAAATGGAGGATTTTGCAGACGACATTTCAGCATCTTCAAGTGGCAACGGTCAGCTGCCTCGCCCATCCTCCCCAACTCCTTCTTCACCCACCTCACCGTCCCTCTCGGACATCTATGCAGAGCCCCCTAATGGCACAGAGCAGAACGGGAACCCGGTGCACAGCTCGAGCCAGAAAGAGTCGGTCTTCATGAGACTCAACAACCGCATTAAGGCCCTGGAGATGAACATGTCACTGAGCGGACGCTACCTGGAGCAGCTTAGCCAGAG gTATCGAAAGCAGATGGAAGAGATGCAAAAGGCTTTCAACAAAACCATCATTAAACTGCAGAACACTTCCAGAATTGCAGAGGAGCAG GACCAACGTCAGACTGAATCCATCCAGTTTCTGCAGGGTCAACTGGAGAACGTGACTCAGCTGGTTCTCAACTTGTCTGTCAGAGTCAGCCAACTGCAGAATGAG GTATCAGACAGGCAGAATTACCTGCTGCTGTCTCTCTTCTTGTGTCTGTCTCTCGGCCTTCTACTGTGTGCCAACCACTGTCGCCTCTCCACTGTACCTCCAACCACAGAACCAGAGCCACCCTCGCCTAAGAGCTACACCTACTGCTGTCCTGAAAG CAGACAGTTCTCCTGCTGTGATGAACTGGGTTTGAAGAGGAGTGCGTCCTATCCACTCATAAACTCTGACTCATTCCAGTTAGCCACCACTGAAG GCCCAGAATGCATGCatgcagagggaacagagagtcTTTATCCAGCAAACAGAAAG AGGAGACGCCGTAAGATGAAACCCCTAGAAAAGGTGGAGACTCTGAAACCCTCCTTACGGTCTTCTCCTGAGCTGACCAATGGAGTATGCAACGGAGTGCCTGTCACCACAAACCCCATCCCCCTTACAAAAAATTTACTTCACCCTACCTTTAGAGACTCACCGTCAGAGGGGAGCTCGGAGGGATCTTCTCATTCAGACGACCCCTCTTTCTGTGGCCTCACCACAGCCTGCTCTCGAATCTGTGACGGCCTCCCTCCACCCAAGAGCCGGGCAGAGAAACGGGCATGGCGACGCAGGCGTCCTAAGCCCAGCTGCACGGTGGTGGATTTTCTTCACGCTCCTCGGAGGGACGAAAGTGAACCGTTGCCCATTTCGACCATAGAAGACATCATGAGGAGGAAATCAGAGCCAAGCACTAAGACATTTGTGGCGCTCTCAGGTCCCGTCTAA